The following are encoded together in the Candidatus Omnitrophota bacterium genome:
- the hisI gene encoding phosphoribosyl-AMP cyclohydrolase gives MKTKKRKTKNLKSLQKCARNLKLKFDKNKLIPAIIQDYKTKEVLMLAYMNKDSLSKTLKDAKTCFWSRSRKKFWTKGETSGNFQVVKQIFYDCDKDTLLIKVRQIGVACHTGSRSCFYRKIK, from the coding sequence ATGAAGACAAAAAAAAGAAAAACGAAAAATCTTAAGTCATTACAAAAGTGTGCAAGAAATCTCAAGTTGAAGTTTGATAAGAACAAATTAATCCCGGCTATTATCCAGGATTATAAAACTAAAGAAGTCTTGATGCTTGCTTATATGAATAAGGACTCACTTTCAAAAACATTAAAAGATGCCAAGACATGTTTTTGGTCACGTTCAAGAAAGAAATTCTGGACCAAGGGAGAGACCTCTGGAAATTTTCAAGTTGTTAAACAAATTTTTTATGACTGTGATAAAGATACCCTGTTAATAAAGGTCAGGCAGATTGGGGTCGCATGTCATACAGGCAGCAGAAGTTGTTTTTATCGAAAGATCAAATAG
- the hisH gene encoding imidazole glycerol phosphate synthase subunit HisH gives MIVVVDYMMGNLRSVLKACLLTKKDVIITAERKKILAASKIILPGVGAFADAVRELKKLKLFDLLKEKIACGTPFLGVCLGMQLLFSRSQEAPGVRGLGIVEGEVKRFSNRLKVPQIGWNQLEIRDRTCKLFKGIKNKSFVYFCHSFYCQPKDKRVIAAGTFYGRSYCSVLSKGNIYGVQFHPEKSQKTGLKILSNFLK, from the coding sequence ATGATTGTAGTCGTTGATTATATGATGGGCAACTTACGTTCTGTGCTCAAGGCCTGTCTTTTGACTAAAAAAGATGTAATTATTACTGCAGAGAGAAAAAAAATTCTGGCTGCAAGTAAGATTATTCTGCCTGGGGTAGGGGCATTTGCTGATGCTGTAAGGGAGTTAAAAAAGTTAAAATTATTCGATTTGTTAAAGGAAAAGATAGCTTGTGGTACTCCTTTCTTAGGGGTCTGCCTGGGAATGCAACTATTGTTTAGTAGGAGTCAAGAGGCTCCCGGCGTAAGAGGTCTTGGTATAGTTGAAGGTGAGGTTAAGCGTTTCTCAAATAGATTAAAGGTGCCGCAAATCGGCTGGAACCAGCTGGAGATAAGAGACAGAACCTGTAAGCTATTTAAGGGTATAAAGAATAAATCATTCGTATATTTTTGTCACTCTTTTTATTGTCAGCCAAAAGACAAGCGCGTAATTGCAGCCGGGACTTTTTATGGCCGCAGTTACTGCAGTGTGCTTTCTAAGGGCAATATCTATGGCGTTCAATTTCATCCTGAGAAGAGCCAAAAAACAGGACTTAAGATTTTAAGTAACTTTTTAAAGTAG
- the rpsP gene encoding 30S ribosomal protein S16 → MAVRIRLRKSGKSSKKNYHFRIVVADQRKARDGRFIEEIGYYNPAKKPVLLKLDIARADYWLKCGAVASDTVASLIKKAKKEKQ, encoded by the coding sequence ATGGCAGTCAGGATTAGGTTAAGGAAATCAGGCAAGTCTTCGAAGAAGAATTATCATTTTAGGATTGTGGTTGCTGATCAGCGAAAAGCGCGGGATGGAAGATTTATCGAGGAAATAGGCTACTATAATCCAGCTAAGAAGCCAGTATTGCTGAAACTTGATATAGCAAGGGCAGATTACTGGTTAAAGTGCGGTGCTGTAGCGAGTGATACTGTAGCCTCGCTGATTAAGAAAGCGAAGAAAGAGAAGCAATAG
- the hisD gene encoding histidinol dehydrogenase — MKILKANSKDLEKIYNRNFIDRKRIRECVSKILNDVRLFGDEALIRYTRKFDKVKLTVKQLRVSEREISGAYQNISPDFISTLKVVIENVNRFYKKQIKKSWKIRNSDGVVLGEQVSPIENVGIYIPAGTAPLFSSVYMSVLPAKLAGVKRIALVTPPNNLGFVDPHILVVADLLKVNEIYKVGGAQAIAALTFGTKTIPRVDKIVGPGNRYVTEAKKQVFGICDIDMLAGPTELLIIANRYSNFEFVKADLLAQGEHAEGLAILITNSKRLARQLKAEVQSGYIIITKNLEQAVEIANKVAPEHLEILTNNPRRLLKKIKNAGAVFLGPYSPVAVGDYVAGPSHVLPTGGSARFFSGLGLYDFLKSTHVIWYSKKALEKVKEPLEKIGSAEGLLKHIESVKVRFK; from the coding sequence ATGAAAATTCTTAAAGCCAATAGCAAAGATTTGGAAAAAATTTATAACCGCAATTTTATCGACAGGAAACGTATACGTGAATGTGTCAGTAAGATTCTAAATGACGTGCGTCTATTTGGCGATGAGGCGCTTATTAGATATACGCGCAAGTTTGATAAGGTTAAGCTTACAGTTAAGCAATTGCGTGTTTCAGAAAGAGAAATAAGCGGTGCCTATCAGAATATCAGTCCTGATTTTATTTCTACCCTCAAGGTAGTCATTGAGAACGTTAATAGATTCTACAAGAAACAGATTAAAAAATCCTGGAAGATACGAAATAGCGATGGTGTTGTTTTAGGCGAGCAGGTCAGCCCTATAGAAAATGTTGGTATATATATACCTGCTGGTACAGCGCCGCTTTTTTCGAGTGTTTATATGTCAGTGCTTCCGGCAAAACTTGCGGGAGTAAAGCGTATCGCGCTGGTCACCCCACCTAATAATTTAGGCTTTGTTGATCCACACATACTTGTGGTAGCAGATCTTCTGAAAGTAAATGAAATATATAAGGTCGGCGGTGCTCAGGCGATTGCTGCCTTGACCTTTGGGACAAAGACTATTCCTCGCGTAGATAAGATTGTTGGTCCGGGAAATAGATATGTTACGGAAGCAAAAAAACAAGTCTTTGGAATTTGCGATATAGATATGCTTGCTGGTCCGACAGAATTATTGATTATTGCTAATCGGTATTCAAACTTTGAATTTGTAAAAGCAGATCTTTTGGCTCAAGGAGAACATGCGGAAGGATTGGCAATTTTGATTACTAATTCCAAGCGTCTGGCTCGTCAGCTAAAGGCAGAAGTTCAGTCTGGATATATAATTATTACTAAAAATCTCGAGCAGGCAGTAGAGATAGCTAATAAGGTTGCGCCGGAGCACTTAGAGATTCTCACTAATAATCCCAGGCGTCTCCTTAAAAAGATAAAAAATGCAGGCGCTGTATTTTTAGGGCCCTATAGCCCAGTTGCAGTGGGAGATTATGTTGCTGGACCAAGTCATGTCTTGCCTACAGGAGGAAGCGCACGCTTTTTTTCAGGATTAGGGCTTTATGATTTTCTTAAGTCTACACATGTAATCTGGTATTCGAAAAAGGCGCTAGAGAAAGTTAAGGAGCCTTTGGAGAAAATTGGTTCTGCAGAAGGACTCCTTAAACATATTGAGTCTGTTAAGGTACGTTTTAAATAA
- the trpE gene encoding anthranilate synthase component I, translated as MIYPSEKEFLKLAKKGNLIPVYKQILADLETPVSAYSKIADGSYSFLLESVEEQEKIGRFSFLAAQPIMVFQSKGKRIKIIDRAKKKTRTFTTLTHPLEEIKKIMSSFKIVDLAGLPRFCGGLVGYIGYDCVRFFERLPKINKDDLRLPDSTLMLAKDLLIFDHIQRTIKIVSCAYIAKDKSPAALKRAYRNSLAVIEGNHRRLKNRVVKGRKESLKKSKNKFKITSNLKEKDFLQAVTKAKDYIRKGDIIQVVLSQRFSVDFRGQSFSLYRNLRSINPSPYMFFLKLGNFSLVGSSPEMLVRYEQGKVETRPIAGTRPRGVSDAEDERLKKELLADAKERAEHTMLVDLGRNDLGRVCKFKSINLAEFMKIEYYSHVMHIVSSIQGILKKTCDIFQLLIACFPAGTVTGAPKVRAMEIIEELEGLSRGPYAGCVGYFSFAGNLDTCITIRTILIKGNKAYVQAGAGIVADSKPKKEYQETVNKAKAMLEALKIG; from the coding sequence ATGATTTATCCAAGCGAAAAAGAATTCTTAAAGTTAGCTAAAAAGGGAAATCTGATACCGGTGTATAAACAGATTCTAGCAGATCTAGAAACACCTGTAAGCGCCTATTCTAAGATTGCAGATGGCAGTTATTCGTTTCTATTGGAATCAGTTGAAGAACAGGAGAAAATCGGCAGATTCTCATTTTTGGCAGCTCAGCCTATTATGGTTTTTCAGTCAAAAGGCAAAAGAATAAAGATAATCGATAGAGCCAAAAAGAAAACCCGCACTTTTACAACGCTAACCCACCCTCTGGAAGAGATAAAAAAAATTATGAGTTCTTTTAAGATCGTAGATTTAGCGGGCCTACCAAGATTCTGCGGCGGTCTTGTCGGCTATATTGGTTATGACTGTGTGCGTTTTTTTGAAAGATTGCCCAAGATAAATAAAGACGATTTAAGGTTACCCGATTCTACTCTTATGCTCGCTAAGGATCTTTTGATTTTTGACCATATCCAAAGGACAATAAAGATTGTATCTTGTGCCTATATTGCTAAAGATAAATCTCCCGCTGCATTAAAAAGGGCTTATAGGAATTCTCTGGCTGTTATTGAAGGGAATCATCGCAGGCTAAAAAATAGAGTTGTCAAGGGTAGAAAAGAATCTTTGAAAAAAAGCAAAAATAAATTCAAGATCACTTCCAATTTAAAAGAAAAAGATTTTCTGCAGGCTGTAACCAAGGCCAAGGATTATATAAGAAAAGGGGATATTATTCAGGTAGTTTTATCCCAGAGGTTCTCAGTTGATTTTCGCGGACAGTCATTTTCACTATATCGCAATCTCCGTTCAATAAATCCTTCGCCTTATATGTTTTTTTTAAAATTAGGGAATTTTTCTCTCGTCGGTTCTTCACCCGAGATGCTGGTTCGTTATGAGCAAGGAAAGGTAGAGACAAGGCCAATTGCCGGGACGCGTCCTAGAGGAGTAAGCGATGCAGAGGATGAACGATTGAAAAAGGAATTACTGGCTGATGCTAAAGAAAGGGCAGAGCATACAATGCTTGTGGATTTAGGAAGAAACGATCTGGGCAGGGTTTGTAAATTTAAGAGCATTAACCTAGCTGAGTTTATGAAGATTGAGTATTATTCACATGTAATGCATATTGTATCAAGTATTCAGGGAATCTTAAAAAAGACATGCGATATATTTCAATTACTTATAGCATGTTTTCCTGCAGGTACTGTTACCGGCGCACCCAAGGTCAGGGCAATGGAGATTATTGAGGAGTTGGAGGGTCTCAGCAGAGGTCCTTATGCTGGATGCGTTGGTTATTTTAGTTTTGCGGGAAATCTTGACACATGTATTACGATTCGCACAATTCTGATTAAAGGCAATAAGGCTTATGTTCAGGCAGGCGCTGGTATTGTTGCTGATTCTAAGCCAAAAAAGGAATATCAGGAAACTGTTAATAAGGCAAAGGCAATGTTAGAAGCGTTAAAAATAGGATAG
- the yajC gene encoding preprotein translocase subunit YajC, with protein MPTQQPPTFISFIPFILIMGVFYLLIIRPQQSQQKKHREMLSRLRKNDEVVTAGGIHGTIVNVKEKTFILRIDENVRVEVDKTAVSSVKKMAD; from the coding sequence ATGCCAACTCAGCAACCCCCAACATTTATTAGTTTCATTCCTTTTATTTTGATTATGGGTGTTTTTTACTTATTGATTATTCGTCCCCAGCAGTCTCAGCAGAAAAAACATCGTGAAATGCTAAGCCGTTTAAGAAAAAATGATGAGGTCGTGACAGCGGGTGGTATTCACGGTACGATTGTTAACGTAAAGGAGAAGACTTTTATCCTGCGTATAGATGAGAATGTGAGGGTAGAAGTTGATAAGACTGCTGTCTCTTCAGTTAAGAAGATGGCAGACTAA
- a CDS encoding 1-(5-phosphoribosyl)-5-[(5-phosphoribosylamino)methylideneamino] imidazole-4-carboxamide isomerase, whose amino-acid sequence MLIIPAVDIKDGKVVRLYQGDFSKESQYGQDPLEAALHWQDQGAQLIHIVDLNGALEGKPINKDLLVKIIKATSVEVEVGGGLRDVAIINEFLDAGARRVVLGSKVFSDYSFLDNFKGMAGERIAVSIDAKFINIREKKDGTTEIIMDVSNFGWLKSQEVNLGDILQKFYDYGIRFINFTSIARDGTMTGPDFAAIEVVLACARNFSNLNLIASGGITTLSDIKRLKELNSLYGAIVGKALYEGKLDFRQALS is encoded by the coding sequence ATGTTAATTATTCCAGCAGTAGATATCAAAGATGGCAAGGTCGTAAGGCTGTATCAGGGGGATTTTTCTAAAGAGTCTCAATATGGCCAGGATCCTCTGGAGGCTGCTTTGCATTGGCAAGATCAAGGGGCGCAGCTTATACACATCGTGGATTTAAACGGAGCCCTAGAAGGCAAACCCATAAATAAAGACCTGCTAGTTAAAATAATAAAGGCGACCTCTGTTGAAGTAGAGGTAGGCGGTGGCCTGAGGGACGTTGCTATAATTAATGAATTCTTAGATGCAGGGGCCAGGCGTGTAGTGCTTGGCTCAAAGGTATTCTCGGATTATTCATTTTTGGATAATTTTAAAGGTATGGCAGGTGAACGTATTGCCGTAAGCATTGATGCAAAATTTATCAACATCAGAGAGAAGAAGGATGGGACTACTGAAATAATTATGGATGTCTCCAATTTTGGGTGGTTAAAATCACAAGAGGTGAATTTAGGTGATATCTTGCAAAAATTCTATGATTATGGAATCAGGTTTATTAATTTTACTAGTATTGCGCGCGATGGCACAATGACAGGGCCGGATTTTGCGGCAATTGAAGTAGTTTTAGCCTGTGCGCGGAATTTCTCAAATTTAAACTTGATTGCATCCGGAGGTATTACTACTCTATCTGATATTAAGCGACTTAAGGAACTAAATTCTCTTTATGGAGCAATTGTGGGCAAGGCCCTTTATGAAGGAAAACTTGATTTTAGGCAAGCGCTAAGCTAG
- a CDS encoding imidazoleglycerol-phosphate dehydratase, with the protein MNKRQALIERKTNEVDISGSLTIDGEGKQNIKTPYDSLNHMLSEFAFHGFFDLDLKAKGDLSHHIVEDIGIALGNAFRQAVGDTFSIRRFGTGSVPMEEILVDVSVDICGRPKLVSDPAPINEDNLDLKKGAFFDFLDKFVNNAKITLHIRIPHDPAGKGTDSHHYFEALFKALAIALDSASTIDERRKGIPSTKGVIDL; encoded by the coding sequence ATGAATAAAAGACAAGCTTTAATTGAAAGAAAAACTAATGAGGTTGACATAAGCGGTAGCTTGACTATAGATGGTGAAGGCAAGCAGAATATCAAGACCCCTTATGACTCTTTAAATCACATGTTAAGCGAATTTGCTTTTCATGGTTTTTTTGATTTGGATTTAAAGGCAAAAGGTGATTTGAGTCATCACATAGTGGAAGATATTGGCATTGCCTTAGGCAATGCCTTTAGGCAGGCTGTAGGTGATACGTTTTCTATTAGACGGTTTGGAACTGGTTCTGTGCCAATGGAAGAGATATTAGTTGATGTTTCTGTGGATATTTGCGGAAGACCAAAATTGGTAAGCGATCCTGCACCTATTAATGAAGACAACCTTGATCTAAAAAAAGGTGCATTTTTTGACTTTTTGGATAAGTTTGTAAACAACGCAAAGATTACCCTCCACATTAGAATCCCTCATGATCCAGCTGGTAAAGGAACTGATTCTCACCACTATTTTGAGGCCCTTTTTAAGGCATTGGCTATTGCTCTAGATAGCGCTTCTACCATTGATGAACGCAGAAAAGGCATTCCTTCTACAAAAGGCGTGATAGATCTATGA
- the hisF gene encoding imidazole glycerol phosphate synthase subunit HisF codes for MLTKRIIPCLDVKDGRVVKGVKFLNLRDAGDPVEIAKIYEKEGADELVFLDITASFQKRNILLDVVARTAEAVFMPFTVGGGIRDINDMREILNAGADKISINTAAIENPQLIKKSSRRFGAQCIVVAIDARREGKIFRVYSHGGRVPRRLEAISWAKKAQRLGAGEILLTSMDADGTQEGFDLELTRKMTSALSIPVIASGGAGRVSDFADVLIKAKADAALAASLFHFRKLSIPNLKRYLKRRGIPVRL; via the coding sequence ATGTTGACCAAACGAATAATCCCTTGTCTTGATGTTAAGGATGGCCGCGTTGTAAAAGGAGTGAAGTTTTTAAATCTTAGAGATGCAGGTGATCCTGTTGAGATTGCAAAGATTTATGAGAAAGAAGGTGCAGATGAGCTCGTTTTCTTAGATATAACCGCAAGCTTTCAAAAGAGAAACATTCTACTTGATGTAGTAGCAAGGACAGCTGAGGCTGTATTTATGCCTTTTACTGTTGGCGGCGGCATACGAGACATCAATGATATGCGTGAAATCTTAAATGCCGGCGCAGATAAGATAAGCATTAATACAGCAGCAATTGAGAATCCGCAACTTATTAAGAAATCTTCGCGTCGTTTTGGCGCACAATGCATTGTAGTTGCAATTGACGCAAGGCGTGAAGGAAAGATATTTAGGGTTTACAGTCATGGCGGAAGAGTGCCTCGTAGGTTAGAGGCAATTTCCTGGGCAAAGAAGGCTCAAAGGTTAGGGGCAGGAGAGATATTGCTTACGAGTATGGATGCGGACGGGACTCAGGAAGGTTTTGATTTAGAACTGACAAGAAAAATGACTTCTGCCTTATCGATTCCAGTCATTGCATCAGGCGGAGCTGGCAGGGTTTCTGACTTTGCTGATGTCTTGATTAAGGCTAAAGCAGATGCAGCCTTGGCAGCAAGCCTATTTCATTTTCGAAAGCTAAGTATTCCAAATTTAAAAAGATATTTAAAAAGAAGAGGCATTCCAGTAAGATTATGA
- the secD gene encoding protein translocase subunit SecD, producing the protein MYKNLNLRVIIIIIVVVLASAMAFPLEKKINLGLDLKGGMHLVMRVDDSKLSQESKKDAVDRALEVIRNRIDEFGVKEPTIQRQGKNGIIIQLPGITERGRAIDLIGQTALLEFKLVNNDPNLLKKALASEVPDGFEFKYLDEEPILVEKKASLTGESLVDATVRFDQTSFNEPMVSLQFNSKGAKEFAEITKKNIGRRLAIILDGKIKSAPRINEAIPSGEAVITGRFTQSEAKDLAIVLRVGALPAPLYIEEERTIGPLLGQDSIKAGINATIMGAVFVFLFMLVYYMVAGLIANLALLLNLLIIFAGLSMFGFTLTLPGIAGIVLTLGMAVDANVLINERIKEELALGRSLPGAIANGYRKALGAIIDSNVTTIIAATLLVLFGTGPIRGFAITLSIGLLASLFTAVIVTRTIFELLLKFRILKNLPMLQLFRKTNVDFLKIHLVFFISSLLVIVIGLGSFLMKGNEAFGIDFAGGQLQEYRFKEVPSIDNIRSSLKEINLGHAILQQFKSNPKQIAVRTKEESLEIVSEKFKESFPDNQFEIVKVEKVGPLAGGLLKSKAIKAIIFSLAGILLYIGFRFRHFDFAFAGIIALLHDILIALGLTVMSGRSIDLLIVTAFLTIAGYSINDTIVIFDRIREVSRTSRKITLKEIINLSVNQTLSRTILTTVLTLIVVVSLFLFGGEVLNNFAFCLLVGFVSGTYSTIFIASPLVLILSKRASRKRFHS; encoded by the coding sequence ATGTATAAAAATCTAAATTTAAGAGTAATTATAATCATTATTGTTGTTGTTCTGGCAAGTGCTATGGCGTTTCCACTTGAGAAAAAGATTAATTTAGGCCTTGATCTCAAAGGCGGAATGCATCTTGTCATGCGTGTCGATGATAGCAAGTTGAGCCAAGAGTCTAAGAAGGATGCTGTAGACAGGGCGCTTGAAGTTATCCGCAACCGTATTGATGAATTTGGTGTTAAGGAGCCCACAATTCAGCGTCAAGGTAAAAATGGAATCATTATTCAGTTGCCTGGGATTACAGAGCGGGGTCGGGCAATAGACTTGATTGGTCAAACTGCCTTATTGGAATTTAAATTAGTAAATAATGACCCTAATCTTCTAAAGAAGGCGCTTGCTTCAGAGGTGCCGGATGGCTTTGAGTTTAAGTATCTTGATGAAGAACCGATTTTGGTCGAAAAAAAGGCATCTTTAACTGGAGAGAGTTTAGTAGATGCCACTGTACGTTTTGATCAGACGAGTTTTAATGAACCTATGGTTTCTTTGCAATTCAATTCCAAAGGTGCAAAAGAATTCGCTGAGATCACGAAAAAGAATATTGGTAGGCGTCTAGCAATAATTTTAGATGGGAAAATTAAATCCGCTCCTAGAATCAATGAGGCAATTCCATCAGGCGAAGCTGTAATTACTGGAAGATTCACCCAGAGCGAAGCGAAGGATTTGGCAATAGTGCTGCGGGTTGGAGCCTTACCCGCACCTTTATATATAGAAGAGGAAAGAACAATAGGTCCGCTTCTTGGACAGGATTCAATTAAGGCAGGCATAAATGCAACCATCATGGGAGCTGTTTTTGTCTTTTTGTTCATGCTTGTTTATTACATGGTTGCTGGTCTTATTGCAAATTTAGCGCTTTTGCTTAATCTGCTTATAATTTTTGCGGGATTAAGTATGTTTGGCTTTACGCTTACATTGCCTGGTATTGCAGGTATAGTTTTGACTCTGGGTATGGCGGTTGATGCAAATGTACTTATTAATGAACGCATCAAAGAGGAGTTGGCATTAGGCAGAAGCCTGCCCGGGGCAATCGCAAATGGTTACAGGAAGGCGCTTGGTGCAATAATAGATTCCAATGTGACTACTATCATTGCCGCCACCTTGCTTGTTCTGTTTGGAACAGGTCCCATACGTGGATTTGCCATAACCTTGAGCATTGGTCTTTTGGCCAGCTTGTTTACAGCTGTGATAGTAACCAGAACCATATTTGAATTATTGCTTAAATTTAGAATTCTTAAAAATTTACCCATGCTTCAACTCTTTCGAAAGACAAATGTAGATTTCCTAAAGATTCATTTAGTTTTCTTTATATCTTCTTTATTAGTTATAGTGATTGGTTTGGGTTCTTTCCTGATGAAAGGTAATGAGGCATTTGGTATTGATTTTGCTGGCGGTCAATTGCAGGAGTATAGATTCAAGGAAGTGCCTTCAATTGATAACATACGCTCAAGCTTAAAGGAAATAAATTTAGGCCATGCGATATTGCAGCAATTTAAAAGCAATCCAAAACAGATTGCTGTACGCACAAAAGAAGAATCCTTAGAGATAGTTTCGGAAAAATTCAAAGAGAGTTTTCCTGATAATCAATTCGAGATTGTAAAAGTAGAAAAGGTCGGGCCGCTTGCAGGAGGTCTTTTAAAATCAAAGGCAATCAAGGCGATCATATTCTCTTTGGCAGGGATCCTATTGTATATAGGATTTAGATTTAGACACTTTGATTTTGCCTTTGCGGGTATAATTGCTCTCTTGCATGATATTCTCATTGCCCTTGGTTTGACAGTGATGTCAGGTCGTTCTATTGATCTATTAATCGTTACTGCGTTCTTGACTATAGCAGGTTATTCGATTAATGATACTATTGTTATTTTTGACAGGATACGCGAGGTATCCAGGACATCTCGTAAGATTACCTTGAAAGAAATCATAAACCTAAGCGTGAATCAAACCCTTTCGCGTACTATTCTTACAACAGTATTAACGCTTATTGTAGTTGTCTCGCTCTTTTTATTTGGCGGGGAAGTTTTGAATAATTTTGCATTTTGCCTGTTAGTAGGTTTCGTATCCGGGACCTATTCTACAATATTTATTGCCTCTCCTTTAGTGCTCATTTTGAGCAAAAGGGCTTCACGAAAAAGATTTCACTCTTAA